In Gossypium arboreum isolate Shixiya-1 chromosome 6, ASM2569848v2, whole genome shotgun sequence, the following are encoded in one genomic region:
- the LOC108486576 gene encoding SNW/SKI-interacting protein A-like produces the protein MAALKDLLPDAKNSTSTYYDHANDPWFKQRFSTSEEEKSTVVTAKPVPPYLKRAGFVPRKVEDFGDGGAFPEIHIAQYPLDMGRVKGAKPGSKILPVTVDARGNLAYDAIVKQNENAKKIVYSQHKDLIPKILRNEEEGDDEGEEEEEMQKEIEETMQETKAALEKIVNVRLSAAQPKNVPKQSSDSKYIKYKPSQQSAAFNSGAKERIIRMVEMPVDPLEPPKFKHKRVPKASGSPPVPVMHSPPRPVTVKDQQDWKIPPCISNWKNPKGYTIPLDKRLAADGRGLQEVQINDNFAKLSEALYVAEQKAREAVAMRSKVQKEMMMKEKERKEQELRALAAKARSERTGTVAPSTAVPMSSDRSVMDTDTRVDYEPARERERDMPKESKEEREERLQRAKIREERRRERERERRLEAKDAAMGKKSKITRDRDRDISEKVALGMASTGAGRGGEVMYDQRLFNQEKGMDSGFATDDQYNIYDKGLFTAQPTLSTLYRPKKDVDSEMYGGADEQLEKIMKTERFKPDKAFAGTSEKSGPRDRPVEFEKEVEEADPFGLDQFLTEVKKGKKAMDKVGSGGTMKASAGSSMRDGYEGGSNRSRINFERGH, from the coding sequence ATGGCGGCTTTGAAGGATCTTTTACCAGATGCGAAAAACTCAACGTCGACCTATTATGATCACGCGAATGATCCTTGGTTTAAACAACGGTTTAGTACGTCGGAGGAAGAGAAATCCACTGTCGTAACGGCGAAGCCAGTACCGCCTTACTTGAAGCGCGCCGGATTTGTTCCTAGGAAAGTTGAAGACTTTGGAGATGGAGGAGCTTTCCCTGAAATACATATTGCTCAATACCCGCTTGATATGGGAAGGGTTAAAGGGGCAAAACCTGGATCGAAGATTCTTCCGGTGACTGTTGATGCTCGTGGGAATTTGGCTTATGATGCAATAGTTAAGCAGAATGAGAATGCCAAGAAGATTGTTTATTCGCAGCATAAGGATTTAATTCCTAAGATTTTGAGGAATGAGGAAGAGGGTGATGATGAGGGGGAAGAAGAGGAGGAGATGCAAAAAGAGATCGAGGAAACTATGCAAGAAACTAAGGCGGCTTTAGAGAAGATAGTTAATGTGAGATTGAGCGCTGCACAGCCTAAGAATGTTCCGAAACAGTCTTCGGATTCAAAGTATATTAAGTATAAGCCTTCACAGCAATCGGCTGCGTTTAATTCAGGTGCTAAGGAGAGGATAATTAGAATGGTAGAGATGCCTGTTGATCCTCTTGAGCCTCCCAAGTTTAAGCATAAGAGGGTACCTAAGGCTTCGGGATCTCCACCAGTGCCAGTGATGCATTCCCCTCCACGTCCTGTTACTGTGAAGGATCAGCAGGACTGGAAAATTCCACCTTGTATTTCAAACTGGAAGAATCCAAAAGGGTATACTATTCCGCTGGATAAGCGACTTGCTGCTGATGGAAGAGGTTTACAGGAGGTTCAGATTAACGATAACTTTGCAAAGCTGTCTGAGGCTTTGTATGTTGCAGAGCAGAAGGCTAGAGAAGCTGTGGCAATGAGATCAAAGGTGCAGAAAGAGATGATGATGAAGGAGAAGGAAAGGAAGGAGCAGGAGTTGCGAGCTTTAGCTGCTAAAGCCCGTTCTGAGAGAACTGGGACGGTGGCACCATCTACTGCTGTTCCAATGTCATCTGATAGAAGTGTGATGGATACTGATACGAGAGTGGATTATGAGCCTGCGAGGGAAAGAGAAAGGGATATGCCAAAGGAATCGAAGGAAGAAAGGGAGGAGCGGTTGCAGAGGGCGAAGATACGTGAAGAGCGTCGTAGAGAAAGGGAGAGAGAGAGAAGGTTGGAGGCCAAAGATGCTGCCATGGGTAAAAAGAGTAAGATTACAAGAGATAGAGATAGAGATATTAGTGAAAAAGTTGCTCTTGGTATGGCTTCTACTGGTGCTGGAAGAGGTGGGGAAGTAATGTATGATCAAAGGTTATTTAACCAGGAGAAAGGAATGGATTCTGGATTTGCAACTGATGATCAATACAACATCTACGACAAGGGTCTATTCACAGCGCAACCTACTCTCTCGACACTCTACAGGCCAAAGAAAGACGTGGATTCGGAAATGTACGGTGGTGCTGATGAGCAGTTAGAGAAAATAATGAAAACTGAGAGGTTTAAACCTGACAAGGCGTTTGCTGGTACTTCTGAGAAGAGTGGTCCAAGAGACAGGCCAGTTGAGTTTGAAAAGGAAGTTGAAGAAGCTGATCCATTCGGTCTTGACCAGTTCTTGACAGAGGTCAAGAAGGGCAAGAAAGCCATGGACAAAGTGGGTAGTGGAGGGACAATGAAAGCAAGTGCAGGTTCGTCCATGCGAGATGGCTATGAAGGGGGATCTAATAGATCTCGCATTAATTTCGAAAGAGGACATTAA